From the Prochlorococcus sp. MIT 1223 genome, the window AATGTATTTTGAATAGATGTAGAAAAAATACTTCTTGAATGTAGTAATAAATTAAGTATCTCTGTTGAAAGGTGAGGGTCAAGACTGGTAAAGGGTTCGTCTGCAATTATTAGATGAGCTTTTTGCCTAAGGAGTCGAGCTATTGCAACTCTCTGTCTTTGACCTCCGGACAATTGATTTACTTGGGCTCTTATGACTTTTTTAGATAAACCAGCTGCGTTTAGACAAGAAATACATTGTTTAGTCTCAACCTCTCCAAAGAGATTTTTTAGTGCCCATATGAAACTATGTCTACCTAGTGCGCCTATATTTATATTCTGCTGAACATTCAACTCTTCTACAAGTTTTAAATCTTGCCACAGAGTACCAATTTCAATACGTTGTCTTCTGTTTAAGGACTTTAGATCTTGCCCTTTCCATTTTACTTCTCCATTACTAGGTTTAATAGAGCCATTCGCAACTGATATAAGACTTGTTTTGCCAGCACCGCTTTTGCCTAATAAAGCGATTTTCTCTCCTTCATAAATAGTTAGTTGAATATCTTTTAGTCGATTACCTCTGCTACTTTTTAAGTTTATTCCATTCAACTCAATCAACTTACTCACTTAATTTTCCCTAATTGACGTCCAATCTTTTCTATGTCTTTGTATTGATCGGCATCTGCAGAGAT encodes:
- a CDS encoding ATP-binding cassette domain-containing protein, yielding MSKLIELNGINLKSSRGNRLKDIQLTIYEGEKIALLGKSGAGKTSLISVANGSIKPSNGEVKWKGQDLKSLNRRQRIEIGTLWQDLKLVEELNVQQNINIGALGRHSFIWALKNLFGEVETKQCISCLNAAGLSKKVIRAQVNQLSGGQRQRVAIARLLRQKAHLIIADEPFTSLDPHLSTEILNLLLHSRSIFSTSIQNTFLISLHQPELICHFSRVIGLNEGEVVLDSPSYGLNYQDLEWLYNE